One genomic region from Leptospira tipperaryensis encodes:
- a CDS encoding protein-disulfide reductase DsbD family protein, producing the protein MLLRTQPHKNSKSRFLVLGFLSFFLITLSLSAEDLSVSWFEEIQKSVSAGASGGGFEWTTGFVLIAGGVLASLLPCVYPLYPITVGIVRARGEGSPKILHPAVYYLGLVAVYWCFGLIAGFSGGAFNVILRYPFTNLALAVLIFLLALASLDLIHLPFFQSKEVNTGQGCKGTFLLGMVAGLLSSPCVGPVVVAILLQITAGSGAITIGSILLASFKMFLFGVGLGFPFLMIGVFGLSLPKSGKWMRWIQWVLGLFVLYFSYTYFQKALSGWGVVDRSIPIAALGVLILLVCLYFFLPEDWDKYKRMKKALFLGGVVLSATGLVILLSGGLGGGLASGVPKTETKGNLTWFRLPEKAYEVGKDSGKKVFIDFYADWCTNCKAFEELTLSDSSLNEALQGAVLLKIKDNDPIFETYARDPRFEELKIGLPFFVILDGEGNLLYKNTDYLDTKTMIENLKERR; encoded by the coding sequence GTGCTATTAAGAACCCAGCCACATAAAAATTCGAAGAGCAGATTTTTGGTCCTGGGCTTTCTGTCTTTTTTTCTCATCACTCTTTCCCTTTCCGCTGAAGATCTGTCAGTCTCCTGGTTTGAGGAAATTCAAAAGTCCGTTTCTGCGGGCGCCTCCGGGGGAGGTTTTGAATGGACTACAGGTTTCGTCCTAATTGCGGGCGGGGTCTTGGCGAGTCTCTTGCCATGTGTCTATCCACTCTATCCGATCACAGTGGGAATCGTGAGGGCAAGGGGGGAAGGGTCTCCGAAAATTCTTCATCCCGCGGTTTATTATTTAGGGCTCGTCGCGGTCTATTGGTGTTTCGGACTGATCGCAGGATTCTCCGGAGGAGCCTTCAACGTTATCCTCCGTTATCCTTTCACGAACCTCGCACTCGCCGTCCTCATTTTTCTTTTAGCGCTCGCTTCCTTAGATCTCATTCATCTTCCTTTCTTTCAATCCAAAGAAGTCAATACCGGACAGGGTTGTAAGGGAACCTTCCTTCTTGGAATGGTAGCGGGGCTTCTTTCTTCTCCCTGCGTAGGCCCTGTTGTAGTCGCCATTCTTTTGCAGATCACGGCGGGATCCGGTGCGATAACGATCGGTTCCATTCTTCTTGCTTCCTTTAAGATGTTCTTGTTTGGAGTTGGATTGGGTTTTCCGTTTTTGATGATCGGAGTTTTTGGTCTCAGCCTTCCGAAGTCAGGGAAATGGATGCGTTGGATCCAATGGGTTCTTGGACTTTTTGTATTATATTTTTCTTATACTTACTTTCAAAAGGCGCTTTCCGGTTGGGGAGTCGTGGATCGCTCGATTCCAATCGCGGCTCTCGGTGTTTTGATTCTTCTCGTATGTCTTTACTTTTTTCTTCCCGAAGACTGGGACAAATACAAGAGAATGAAAAAGGCCCTTTTCTTAGGCGGGGTCGTTTTGTCGGCGACGGGGCTCGTGATTCTTCTTTCCGGCGGGCTTGGCGGAGGTCTCGCTTCCGGAGTTCCCAAAACCGAAACAAAAGGAAATCTGACCTGGTTTCGACTTCCCGAAAAAGCCTATGAAGTAGGAAAGGACTCCGGCAAAAAAGTATTTATCGATTTCTACGCGGACTGGTGTACGAACTGTAAAGCATTTGAAGAATTGACGCTTTCGGATTCTTCTTTGAACGAGGCTTTGCAAGGCGCGGTCCTTTTGAAAATAAAAGACAACGATCCGATTTTTGAAACCTATGCGAGAGATCCTCGTTTTGAAGAATTAAAAATCGGTCTTCCATTCTTTGTGATCTTGGATGGGGAAGGAAATCTTTTGTATAAGAATACAGACTATCTGGACACGAAGACCATGATCGAGAATCTAAAAGAGCGACGTTAG
- the glnA gene encoding type I glutamate--ammonia ligase: MSRTPSEVIAYAKANNVLFYDFRFTDIKGAWHHVSYHTVAISEESFKGLPFDGSSIPAWQPIDRSDMQLIPDTDAIFLDPFTADPTLVVFCDVFDIYKGALYEKCPRSIAKKALKYLESSGLADTAYFGPENEFFIFDSIKVRDAINVQYYEIDSSEGIWNSHTDFPGATNTGHRPGTKGGYFPVAPVDSQVDLRASIVKTLHQIGMETFVVHHEVAQGQGEIGVKFGTLIEAADNVQKLKYVVKMVAHQHGKTATFMPKPLYGDNGNGMHCHQSIWKNGVNLFAGKGYQNLSDTAMNYIGGVLTHAKSCAAFTNASTNSYKRLLPGFEAPSILAYSAQNRSASCRIPFVNGDKARRVEFRFPDSSANPYLAFASMLMAGIDGVQKKIDPGPPREEDLFELSLDEIREKGIQQMPHTLREAVEHMLADRDFLKKGDVFTEDFLQTYKAYKFETEIWPWEGRPHPFEFLTTYSC; encoded by the coding sequence ATGTCCAGAACACCTAGTGAAGTTATCGCATACGCCAAGGCGAATAACGTTCTTTTCTACGATTTCCGTTTTACGGATATCAAAGGAGCTTGGCACCACGTATCTTATCACACCGTTGCCATTAGTGAAGAATCTTTCAAAGGTCTTCCTTTCGATGGAAGTTCCATCCCTGCATGGCAACCAATCGATCGATCTGATATGCAATTGATCCCTGATACGGACGCGATTTTCTTAGATCCATTTACTGCGGATCCGACACTCGTAGTGTTTTGCGACGTATTTGATATCTACAAAGGCGCTCTTTACGAAAAATGTCCTCGTTCCATCGCGAAAAAAGCTCTGAAATATCTCGAGTCTTCCGGACTCGCAGACACCGCTTACTTCGGTCCTGAAAACGAATTCTTTATCTTCGACAGCATCAAAGTAAGAGACGCAATCAACGTTCAATACTATGAAATCGATTCTTCGGAAGGGATTTGGAATTCTCACACTGATTTCCCTGGCGCTACCAATACCGGTCACCGTCCTGGAACGAAAGGTGGTTACTTTCCGGTAGCTCCTGTGGATTCTCAAGTTGATTTGAGAGCTTCTATCGTTAAGACTCTTCACCAAATTGGAATGGAAACTTTCGTGGTTCACCACGAGGTTGCGCAAGGTCAAGGAGAGATCGGAGTAAAATTCGGAACTCTGATTGAAGCTGCGGATAACGTTCAAAAACTGAAATACGTAGTTAAGATGGTCGCTCACCAACACGGTAAAACCGCTACTTTTATGCCGAAGCCTCTTTACGGAGACAACGGAAACGGGATGCACTGTCACCAATCTATTTGGAAAAACGGTGTGAATCTTTTCGCTGGGAAAGGATACCAAAACTTAAGCGACACTGCGATGAATTATATCGGCGGTGTTTTAACTCACGCTAAGTCTTGTGCGGCATTTACAAATGCTTCCACAAATTCTTATAAGAGACTTCTTCCTGGTTTCGAAGCTCCTTCGATTCTGGCGTATTCCGCTCAGAACCGTTCCGCTTCTTGCCGGATTCCTTTCGTAAACGGAGACAAAGCAAGAAGGGTAGAATTCCGTTTTCCTGATTCTTCCGCGAATCCTTACCTCGCTTTTGCATCGATGTTGATGGCGGGTATCGACGGAGTTCAAAAGAAAATCGATCCGGGTCCACCTCGGGAAGAAGACCTTTTCGAACTTTCTCTGGATGAAATCCGTGAAAAAGGAATTCAGCAGATGCCTCACACTTTGAGAGAAGCGGTGGAGCACATGCTTGCGGACAGAGACTTCCTCAAAAAGGGAGACGTGTTTACTGAAGACTTCCTTCAAACTTACAAAGCTTATAAGTTTGAAACTGAAATTTGGCCTTGGGAAGGAAGACCTCACCCATTCGAATTTCTTACTACTTATTCCTGTTAA
- a CDS encoding Cys-rich protein — MKYLFLMILSFFLLAQSVPAQSPVCAEICGFYSGCVEQNAPRKLSADEKTKVKAGCLNSCKKHSQAVSACFENHKNQCKPFNECIVNAYNANKK, encoded by the coding sequence TTGAAATATCTCTTTCTAATGATTCTTTCTTTCTTCCTTCTGGCTCAGTCTGTGCCAGCTCAGTCCCCGGTGTGTGCCGAAATCTGCGGATTTTATTCGGGATGTGTGGAGCAAAACGCTCCAAGAAAGTTAAGCGCGGACGAAAAAACAAAGGTGAAAGCCGGTTGTTTGAATTCCTGCAAAAAACATTCGCAAGCTGTTTCCGCTTGTTTCGAGAACCACAAAAATCAGTGCAAACCGTTTAATGAGTGTATCGTAAACGCTTACAACGCGAACAAGAAATAG
- the thiH gene encoding 2-iminoacetate synthase ThiH codes for MFTDLFDKTPFATGSEIIRSKKKEDIEKALHCASSGIPLDFQDYLSLVSPLASSYLEPMAFLSKEIKRERFGNTIQLFMPLYLSNECRSSCLYCGFSYENKIPRKTLTEKEIYKEAEVLKKKGIRHLVILTGEDYSKTNLDYILHAISILKEFFDSLSIEIYPLDTDDYRSVIASGVEGLIVYQETYDREVYAENHYRGIKKNMGYRLEAPDRGGKAGFRKIGLGVLLGLSDPLGELYKLGEHAKYLMKEYWRTSFQISLPRMRPAAGDFQKIIPVNDRDFVRYLLALRISFPDIGLVLSTRESKTLRDRLAGLGITSMSVESKTEPGGYSNSGALKQFEIEDDRPMSELVDSLKKAGLDPIFKDFDRALLI; via the coding sequence ATGTTCACGGATCTTTTTGATAAGACTCCGTTTGCAACCGGTTCGGAAATCATCCGGTCCAAAAAAAAAGAAGACATAGAAAAAGCCCTTCACTGCGCATCTTCCGGGATCCCCCTCGACTTTCAAGACTATCTCTCACTTGTTTCTCCTCTTGCTTCTTCGTATCTCGAACCCATGGCCTTTCTATCGAAAGAAATCAAAAGAGAAAGATTCGGAAATACGATTCAACTTTTTATGCCTCTCTATCTTTCCAACGAATGCCGTTCTTCTTGTCTTTATTGCGGATTCAGTTATGAAAATAAGATTCCGAGAAAAACCCTAACTGAAAAAGAAATTTACAAAGAGGCGGAAGTTCTCAAAAAAAAAGGAATCCGTCATCTCGTAATTCTAACCGGAGAAGATTATAGTAAAACCAACTTGGACTATATTCTTCATGCAATTTCTATTTTAAAAGAATTCTTTGATTCTCTCTCGATCGAAATCTATCCTTTGGATACGGACGACTATCGATCCGTGATCGCATCCGGAGTCGAAGGTCTGATCGTTTATCAAGAAACCTATGACAGAGAAGTTTACGCGGAAAATCACTACCGGGGAATCAAAAAAAACATGGGTTATCGTTTGGAAGCTCCGGACCGAGGAGGGAAGGCCGGCTTTCGAAAGATCGGACTCGGGGTATTACTCGGGCTCTCGGATCCTCTGGGAGAATTGTATAAACTTGGGGAACATGCGAAATATCTAATGAAAGAATACTGGAGAACCTCTTTTCAGATTTCTCTTCCGAGAATGCGGCCTGCGGCCGGGGACTTTCAAAAGATCATTCCCGTGAACGACCGTGATTTTGTTCGTTATCTTCTCGCACTTCGTATTTCGTTTCCGGACATAGGACTCGTTCTTTCCACGAGAGAATCCAAAACTCTCAGAGATCGTCTCGCGGGTCTTGGGATCACGAGCATGTCAGTGGAATCCAAAACGGAACCGGGCGGTTATTCCAACTCGGGCGCGCTCAAACAATTTGAAATCGAGGACGATCGTCCTATGTCGGAATTGGTGGATTCTCTAAAAAAAGCGGGACTGGATCCGATCTTCAAAGACTTTGACCGCGCTCTTCTGATCTAA
- a CDS encoding thiazole synthase encodes MSTSPKESPDSLVIAGKTFHSRLFLGTGKFSSGHIMQRAIEASETEVVTVALRRVDLESPEDDILSHIDRNKILLLANTSGARNAEEAVRLAILARELGAGDWVKLEVTPDPVYLLPDPIETLKAAKILVQEGFKVLPYINADPILCKHLEEAGCVTVMPLGSPIGSNLGITTRTNLEIIISQSKIPVVVDAGLGLPSHAAEAMELGADAVLVNTAIAIAKDPVAVARAFQLATTAGRLARLYGGSGAKFKWEASASSPLTGFLDEEERNVHGSF; translated from the coding sequence ATGTCAACTTCCCCCAAAGAAAGTCCGGATTCTCTCGTAATCGCCGGAAAGACTTTTCACTCCAGACTCTTTCTCGGAACCGGAAAATTTTCTTCCGGGCATATCATGCAAAGGGCCATTGAAGCATCTGAAACGGAAGTAGTCACGGTCGCGCTTCGAAGAGTTGATTTAGAATCTCCCGAAGACGATATTCTTTCTCATATCGATCGAAACAAAATTCTTCTTCTCGCAAATACGAGCGGAGCTCGCAACGCGGAAGAGGCTGTGCGTCTTGCCATTCTCGCGAGAGAATTGGGAGCGGGAGATTGGGTAAAACTGGAAGTAACGCCCGATCCGGTCTATCTGCTACCCGATCCGATAGAAACCCTCAAGGCCGCAAAGATTCTTGTCCAAGAAGGTTTTAAGGTGCTTCCTTACATCAACGCGGATCCGATTCTCTGTAAACATCTGGAAGAAGCCGGTTGTGTGACGGTGATGCCCTTGGGTTCCCCGATTGGATCCAATTTGGGAATCACCACAAGAACCAATCTCGAAATCATCATCTCTCAATCCAAGATTCCGGTCGTGGTGGACGCGGGCCTTGGGCTTCCATCCCACGCCGCGGAAGCGATGGAGCTTGGAGCGGACGCGGTTCTTGTAAACACCGCGATCGCAATCGCAAAAGATCCAGTGGCGGTCGCGAGAGCTTTTCAACTCGCGACAACGGCGGGAAGGTTGGCTCGTCTCTACGGCGGAAGCGGAGCGAAATTCAAATGGGAAGCATCCGCATCGAGTCCGCTCACCGGTTTTTTAGACGAAGAGGAAAGAAATGTTCACGGATCTTTTTGA
- a CDS encoding HD domain-containing phosphohydrolase, producing the protein MHAVPIQRKKKVMIVEDSLLDLQVIQHHLEKDYETILVQDPNLAIQLARTNQPDLILMDIVMPKIGGVEVCRKLKNNPQSNQIKSNQIKSSRLEISRRLAIASEYKDNDTRDHILRMSKYSQVLEKHYEFSSEEIEEIYNTSAMYDVGKIGIPDAILRKNGRLTSEEFEIIKTHPLIGANIIGEHETGLLKVAREICIGHHEKWDGSGYPYGLKGEEISVSARIASVADVFDALTNNRPYKSGWPIGQAVKYIRSQAGTSFDPAIVKIFGEKMVDLLKAKVEFTAHTQMNGEETRSEESIA; encoded by the coding sequence ATGCATGCAGTTCCGATTCAGAGAAAAAAGAAAGTTATGATCGTGGAAGACAGCCTACTCGATCTACAAGTGATCCAACATCACTTAGAGAAGGATTACGAAACGATTTTAGTGCAGGATCCGAACCTGGCGATCCAATTGGCGAGAACAAATCAACCCGATTTGATTCTTATGGATATCGTCATGCCGAAAATCGGCGGTGTGGAAGTCTGTCGTAAACTAAAGAACAATCCTCAATCAAATCAAATCAAATCAAATCAAATCAAATCCTCTCGATTGGAAATCAGTCGAAGACTGGCGATCGCCTCCGAATACAAAGACAATGATACTCGGGACCATATTCTAAGAATGAGTAAATACAGCCAAGTATTAGAAAAACATTATGAATTTTCTTCGGAAGAGATCGAAGAAATCTACAACACGTCGGCAATGTACGACGTCGGTAAAATCGGAATCCCGGATGCGATTCTTAGAAAGAACGGTCGATTGACTTCGGAAGAATTCGAGATCATCAAAACGCATCCGCTCATCGGGGCTAATATTATAGGGGAACACGAAACAGGTCTTCTCAAAGTTGCGAGAGAAATTTGTATCGGACATCACGAAAAATGGGACGGCTCCGGCTATCCCTACGGACTCAAAGGAGAAGAGATCAGCGTATCAGCAAGAATCGCATCGGTCGCAGACGTCTTTGACGCTTTGACAAACAACCGCCCCTACAAAAGCGGATGGCCGATCGGACAGGCGGTGAAATACATACGATCACAGGCGGGAACCTCTTTCGATCCGGCGATCGTAAAAATCTTCGGCGAAAAGATGGTCGATCTCTTGAAAGCGAAAGTTGAATTTACGGCTCACACTCAGATGAACGGCGAGGAAACACGAAGCGAAGAAAGTATCGCATAA
- a CDS encoding DUF1564 domain-containing protein codes for MGQIFLNTNREIKSTLVLSRMNVETILIPEKYLNRLSEKERKALPKRILPLLRRYQKLILSLKRINRNARKTLYQRDQGKLIRINMRIDTGIWALLGVLAAAHGVSRCFMVNYLFWLEDSGGGIYLDRILNVGCPTFQNIYSYIWHLNLLKNEITKRLEFEPNPIHVLSPEDFP; via the coding sequence ATGGGACAAATCTTTTTAAACACGAATCGAGAAATTAAATCTACTTTAGTTTTATCCAGGATGAACGTGGAGACGATCCTAATTCCTGAAAAATATTTGAATCGTTTGAGCGAAAAAGAAAGAAAAGCGCTTCCGAAACGAATCCTACCACTTTTGAGGAGATACCAAAAACTCATTCTTTCCCTGAAGAGAATCAATAGGAACGCGAGAAAGACTCTTTATCAGAGGGATCAAGGAAAACTCATTCGAATCAATATGAGAATTGATACCGGAATTTGGGCTCTCCTCGGTGTCTTGGCAGCGGCGCACGGAGTCTCTCGCTGTTTTATGGTAAATTACCTCTTCTGGTTGGAGGATTCTGGAGGCGGAATTTACCTTGATAGAATTTTGAATGTGGGATGTCCCACCTTTCAAAATATCTACAGCTATATCTGGCACCTAAATCTACTAAAAAACGAGATTACAAAAAGGTTGGAATTCGAACCAAATCCTATTCACGTCCTATCACCGGAAGATTTTCCCTAA
- a CDS encoding chromosome segregation SMC family protein, which yields MYLKSLNIVGFKTFADETEVLLDPGFTAVVGPNGSGKSNIVDAVKWVFGEKSAKGLRGDKMDDVIFHGSEARKPAGYAEVSVIFDNTSRLIKMDYPSVKMTRRLYLDGNNEYCINDSRVQRKDIEKLLMDTGIGKSSYSIMEQGKVDRILHSKPEERRLIFEEAAGVSRFKVERQEALKRLDDTKQNLLRIQDIMNSMKKEMEVKEKQAERAEAYFKLKAELDETDKIIRYLKYSTLTKKLKASEEELQSIKDKNQTLLETISEETGRIEVLEKDKAEIEKRVSEIDKKLYDHLSQTKIQKEKIEKNKQIILEYEERISDMTETLNSEESSLSLLVIDLERIQRECSELQGEVELLEEEIAKLKNSKLVLEKQIEDENHSVLEKESKIGANDRAHNELRERLKEVIFELISQLESRKKEAIDTETRRKELKEFLLSKMSEYAVQIQELRNNLQLSDNSKIAAVLETLDLGDVQSKLEEFVHLEDMIRNILFDRDGFLSRKETLDQQIEDLILDNENLTRSIKDSGLKIESLREDLEANKEQTVFLEKKVLELGSERNSRLEASKAIGLRKEEIEKRIQNAKDSIQNVIAKKQEFEREVSELEQQIESSYNEFLDMSRALESEKETLRNILKEIQTLKHDIQKNQDDFKNLIPVLTEKERTASGLKVQIDSFTEELYNDYSISEQELSAEFEKRDLERTKEEVKLKRLKSDIQMLGSINPLSIEEYRSVKEIYEHHRVQKEDIEKSKGDVEDVLNRINEESEKLFRETFEKIRENFQETFSTLFNGGRAILELTESEDSLNAGIEIMAEPPGKHVQNLRLLSGGEKSMTAIALLFAIYMVKPSPFCFLDEIDAALDEANKLRFCQILDKFKDKSQFIVITHAQSTINRANSIFGVTNEEPGISKILSLKLDEASHLAERVTEAAV from the coding sequence ATGTATTTAAAAAGCCTGAATATTGTTGGATTCAAAACGTTTGCGGACGAGACGGAAGTTCTTCTCGACCCGGGATTTACCGCCGTAGTAGGACCGAATGGAAGTGGTAAGTCGAATATCGTAGACGCAGTAAAATGGGTCTTCGGTGAAAAGTCTGCGAAGGGACTTCGCGGTGATAAGATGGACGACGTCATCTTTCACGGTTCCGAAGCTCGCAAACCCGCCGGTTACGCCGAAGTCTCGGTGATCTTTGATAATACTTCGAGACTGATCAAGATGGATTATCCCTCGGTCAAGATGACTCGTCGTCTTTATTTGGATGGGAACAACGAATACTGCATCAACGATTCCCGAGTTCAGAGAAAGGACATCGAAAAACTTCTCATGGATACTGGGATCGGAAAGTCTTCTTATTCCATTATGGAGCAAGGAAAGGTGGATCGGATTCTCCATTCCAAACCGGAAGAAAGAAGATTGATCTTTGAAGAGGCGGCCGGTGTTTCCCGTTTCAAAGTGGAACGTCAAGAGGCCCTCAAACGTCTGGACGATACAAAACAAAACCTTCTTCGTATCCAAGACATCATGAATTCCATGAAAAAGGAAATGGAAGTCAAGGAGAAACAAGCCGAAAGAGCGGAGGCCTATTTTAAACTCAAGGCCGAGTTAGACGAAACGGATAAGATCATCCGTTATCTCAAATACAGCACTCTTACAAAAAAACTAAAGGCTTCCGAAGAGGAACTCCAATCCATTAAGGATAAGAATCAAACTCTTCTCGAAACGATCAGCGAAGAAACCGGAAGAATCGAAGTATTAGAAAAAGATAAAGCTGAGATCGAAAAACGAGTTTCCGAAATCGATAAAAAATTATACGATCACCTTTCTCAAACCAAGATCCAAAAAGAAAAGATCGAAAAGAACAAGCAGATCATTCTCGAATACGAAGAAAGAATTTCCGATATGACGGAAACTCTAAACTCCGAAGAATCTTCTCTGAGTCTTCTCGTCATCGATTTGGAAAGAATCCAAAGAGAATGTTCCGAACTCCAAGGAGAAGTAGAACTCCTCGAGGAAGAAATTGCTAAATTAAAAAATTCTAAACTGGTTCTTGAAAAACAAATCGAAGACGAAAATCACAGCGTTCTTGAAAAAGAATCCAAGATCGGCGCGAATGACAGGGCTCACAATGAACTCAGAGAAAGACTCAAAGAAGTCATCTTTGAATTGATCAGCCAACTCGAATCCAGAAAAAAAGAAGCCATCGATACGGAAACTCGCAGAAAGGAACTCAAGGAATTTCTTCTTTCCAAGATGTCCGAATACGCGGTTCAAATCCAAGAGTTACGAAACAATCTACAACTATCGGACAATTCTAAGATTGCTGCGGTTTTGGAAACGCTCGATCTCGGAGACGTTCAATCCAAGTTGGAAGAATTTGTTCATCTTGAAGATATGATCCGAAACATTCTTTTTGATCGGGACGGTTTTCTTTCGCGCAAAGAAACCTTGGATCAGCAGATCGAAGATCTCATCCTGGACAACGAAAACCTCACAAGAAGTATCAAAGACTCGGGTTTAAAGATCGAATCTCTCAGAGAAGATCTGGAAGCGAACAAGGAACAAACCGTATTCTTAGAAAAGAAGGTTTTGGAACTCGGATCCGAAAGAAATTCAAGACTCGAAGCTTCGAAAGCGATCGGGCTCAGAAAAGAAGAAATCGAAAAAAGAATCCAGAACGCAAAGGATTCTATCCAGAACGTAATCGCTAAAAAACAGGAATTCGAAAGAGAAGTTTCCGAACTCGAACAACAGATCGAGTCGAGCTACAACGAATTCTTAGATATGAGCCGCGCCTTAGAATCCGAAAAAGAAACGCTTCGTAATATCTTAAAAGAAATACAAACTCTCAAACACGATATTCAGAAAAATCAGGACGATTTTAAGAATCTTATCCCCGTTTTGACTGAAAAAGAAAGAACGGCTTCCGGTCTGAAAGTGCAGATCGATTCTTTCACCGAAGAATTGTACAACGACTATTCGATTTCGGAACAAGAGCTGAGCGCCGAGTTTGAAAAGAGAGACTTGGAAAGAACCAAGGAAGAAGTCAAACTCAAACGTCTCAAGTCCGACATTCAGATGTTGGGATCGATCAACCCTCTTTCCATCGAAGAATATAGAAGTGTCAAAGAAATTTACGAACACCATCGTGTTCAAAAAGAAGATATCGAAAAGTCGAAAGGGGACGTGGAAGACGTTCTCAATCGAATCAACGAAGAATCCGAAAAACTCTTCCGAGAAACCTTTGAAAAGATCCGCGAGAATTTTCAAGAAACCTTTTCCACACTTTTCAACGGTGGAAGGGCGATTCTTGAACTTACCGAAAGTGAAGACAGCTTAAACGCAGGAATTGAAATTATGGCGGAACCTCCCGGCAAACACGTTCAAAACCTAAGACTTCTTTCCGGCGGTGAAAAATCCATGACGGCGATTGCGCTTTTGTTTGCGATCTACATGGTAAAACCTTCTCCGTTCTGTTTCTTGGATGAGATTGACGCGGCTTTGGACGAGGCGAACAAACTTCGCTTCTGTCAGATCCTGGATAAGTTTAAAGACAAATCTCAGTTCATTGTGATCACGCACGCGCAATCCACGATCAACAGAGCGAATTCTATCTTCGGTGTAACGAACGAAGAACCCGGAATTTCTAAAATTCTTTCTTTGAAACTCGACGAAGCCTCTCATCTCGCGGAGAGAGTGACCGAGGCCGCGGTTTAA